From a single Candoia aspera isolate rCanAsp1 chromosome 2, rCanAsp1.hap2, whole genome shotgun sequence genomic region:
- the DMRT3 gene encoding doublesex- and mab-3-related transcription factor 3 encodes MNGYGSPYLYMGGPVAQPARAPLQRTPKCARCRNHGVLSWLKGHKRYCRFKDCTCEKCILIIERQRVMAAQVALRRQQANESLESLLPDTLRALPAGAATPASAGSTPPGHPGAAPAAAATAPGPAEGPAGASHRPPVELAAAAALRWASEQPAAVLPPPLPKPDMTEERLGDVSGGDSTETYSDKDTDQRSSPEVTKTKNSFTPESPEIVSVDEGGYAVQKNSGSTDSRPESPKYQPEQNHFLIEGPSGTVSLPFGLKANRPPLEVLKKIFPNQKPTVLELILKGCGGDLVSAVEVLLSSRSSIGGGDRTAESEGLVLPSNGHLFEHTLSSYPISSSKWSVGSAFRVPDTLRFSADTSNVVPNPLAVPLQHPFPQPPRYPLMLRNTLARNQSSPFLPNDVTLWNTMTLQQQYQLRSQYVSPFSANSATVFRSSPVLPTRPSEDPRISLQDDGCPIVTKQPIYTEDDYDERSDSSDSRILNTSS; translated from the exons ATGAACGGCTACGGCTCCCCGTACCTGTACATGGGCGGTCCGGTGGCTCAGCCGGCCCGGGCGCCCCTGCAGCGGACGCCCAAGTGCGCGCGCTGCCGCAACCACGGCGTGCTGTCCTGGCTGAAGGGCCACAAGCGCTACTGCCGCTTCAAGGACTGCACCTGCGAGAAGTGCATCCTGATCATCGAGCGGCAGCGCGTCATGGCCGCCCAGGTGGCGCTGCGCCGCCAGCAGGCCAACGAGAGCCTCGAGAGCCTGCTCCCCGACACGCTGCGCGCTCTGCCTGCCGGCGCCGCGACGCCCGCCTCGGCCGGCTCCACGCCGCCGGGGCACCCCGGAGCAGCACCCGCCGCCGCAGCTACTGCCCCCGGCCCAGCGGAGGGCCCCGCCGGCGCCTCGCATCGCCCTCCGGTGGAGCTGGCTGCCGCGGCCGCCCTGAGGTGGGCTTCGGAGCAGCCCGCCGCCGTCCTCCCGCCGCCGCTCCCCAAACCAG ACATGACAGAAGAGCGATTGGGTGATGTCAGTGGAGGAGACAGTACTGAGACCTACAGTGACAAAGACACAGACCAAAGGAGTTCCCCAGAAGTGACCAAGACCAAGAACAGCTTCACTCCTGAGAGCCCTGAAATAGTTTCCGTTGATGAAGGTGGTTATGCGGTCCAGAAAAACAGTGGGAGCACTGACAGCAGACCTGAGAGCCCTAAGTATCAACCGGAGCAGAACCATTTCTTGATCGAAGGTCCATCAGGGACAGTTTCTCTGCCGTTTGGCTTAAAAGCCAATCGGCCACCCCTtgaagtgttaaaaaaaatattccctaaCCAAAAGCCAACTGTGCTTGAGTTAATCTTGAAAGGCTGCGGGGGTGACCTGGTGAGTGCTGTTGAGGTTCTTCTGTCAAGCAGATCCTCTATAGGTGGAGGAGACAGAACTGCAGAATCAGAAGGCCTGGTTTTGCCTTCAAATGGGCACCTCTTTGAACACACTCTGAGTTCCTACCCTATTTCCTCTTCAAAATGGTCCGTAGGATCTGCTTTTCGAGTCCCAGATACACTGAGGTTTTCTGCTGATACTAGTAATGTTGTACCAAATCCATTGGCTGTTCCATTACAGCATCCCTTCCCACAGCCCCCCCGGTATCCACTGATGTTGAGGAATACTCTGGCAAGGAACCAGTCCAGTCCATTTCTACCCAATGATGTTACTTTGTGGAACACCATGACCCTTCAGCAGCAGTATCAGTTGAGGTCTCAGTATGTCAGCCCTTTCTCTGCTAACTCTGCTACTGTCTTCCGAAGTTCTCCTGTCCTTCCTACACGCCCATCAGAGGATCCTAGAATCTCACTTCAAGATGATGGATGTCCAATTGTGACAAAGCAACCTATTTATACAGAAGATGACTATGATGAAAGATCGGATTCCTCAGATTCTAGAATACTAAACACATCTTCATGA